Genomic DNA from Leptospira venezuelensis:
AGAAACACTGACAGACCCAGGCAAAGAGATTCTTCCTAAATCGTTACGGAGAAGATCAGTGATCATCAAATTTTCTGCTCTATCCTTTTCTGAACTGGAAAGTTCTAATTTTAATTTTTGATCTTCTGAAGAATTGTTTCCTCTGGGTCTAGTTCCTTTCATCGGAACTGTTCTGATTTGATCCTGTTTTCTTTCCCAAAACAATTCAGGAGAGAAGGAAAGAATATCTCTTTGTACCTGAATAGAGTCTCCCGTATGTATCCAGGCCTGATACGGAACCGGTTGCTTTTTTCTGAGTTCGAAAAACAATTTTCCGAGAGAACCTTGTAATTCTATTTTCAAAGGGAAGGTGAAATTGACCTGATAGATGTCTCCTTCGTAGAGAAAGTTCCGTATCTTTCGAAAATTCTCTTCATATTCTTTCAGGTTAATTTCAGATTGAATCTTAACAGAATAACCTTTTTCCTTAAATTTAGATTCCCATTCTGAAATTTTAGCCTGATCCAAGGTCTTTGGCTCAGAAAAAATTCCGAACCAAAGAAGAGGATCTTCCGAAACTTCTTCCATATTGTCAGGATTTAAAAACAAATTCCCGGCTTCGTAGGAGATCCAACCTGCGGCGTGATATCCTTGGGAAACCTTGTTTTGAATTTCTAAGAGGAATTTCCTTGCGTCACTTCGTCGATTAGTAGTAAGAATCTGATTTGGCTCCGTAAGAACTAGATGCCCCTCTTCAGTGAAACCTTCTCCTAAATAAATAAAGGGTTTCCTAGAGTTTTGAAATAGATCGGAAAGCATTGGAAAAGGTCTTAAAACCTTATTCTCAGCTGCTTCCGAATCCTAAAAGCGAAATGAATAAGATTCTAAGATTAATGTTATATCGATCCTTAAAATTCTTCCAAACAGCCGGCAAATTTCTGCTGGTAGCTTCTGTTTATTTTCTTTTGGGAAAATTCGGAGAATTCTTTGGTACTTTTTCAGATTATGCCTCTCCTATTTGGCCTGCGTCTGGTTGGGGACTAGTCACTCCTTTATTATTCGGAAGAGTTTCCTATTTTGGGATTTTTACAGGCTCCTTTTTATACAACTGCCAGATCCGACATGAAATTATTCCAGGGCAAGATTTAAGCATTTATTTTGGGGCCGCGGTGCTAATCGCGTGTGGGAGCACTTTGCAATCTTTCACGGGAGCTTATTTATATAAAAAGTTTGTTCCTGAATTAGATCTTACAAAGAACACTTTCTTTGTCCTTAGATTTCTTTGGATAGAAACATTAGTTTGTATCATTGCCGCAACGATCGCATGTTCCGGACTTCTACTCTTAGGCATTTTAGAATTAAATTCTTTATTTCCTACTTGGATCACTTGGTGGATGGGAGATTCTTTAGGAGTATTTGTATACTTTCCGTTCTTCTTAAGTTGGTTAGGATCAGGAATTGCAACATTTAAAGTACATTCCTGGAAGGAAAGTGTCGGTCTTGTTTCCTTTCTAATTTTATTAGGAGGCGGGATCTTTTACTTCTTTAGTATCAACCAGGTCCCTGCGTATTTTCCGCTTTCTTACCTTCTGATCGCAGTCATCTCACTTGTGTCTCTCAGATTCGGAGGGAGAGAATCTTCTCTTGTTCTGATTATAGTTTCTATTATATCCATATTAGGAACCTCGCAAGGACCTTCGTATAATTTTCCTGCTTCAAAGGAAGTATCCCTTCTTCTTTTACAAAGTTTTTTATCCGCAATCTCGATCGCTTCGCTTCTCGCTTTATCTGTAGTGAAGGAAAGAATGGATGCACAAGATGAGATTTTTCATTCCCATAAAAAATTAGAAGTTCTGGTGGCTGAGAGAACCCAAGAATTGGATCGCTCTTATCGTTTTCTGGGAGCAAGCGAGGCAATCTACAAGGGTCTATTTGAGAATGTTCCGATCGCGATCTTAGAATGTGACTATTCTGAAGTAATAAGGATGTTGAATGAACTACCTAAGATGTCCAGAAAAGAATTTTCCAAATTCCTAAAGACGCATCCTCAGTTCGTTTCGGAATGTTACGAAACTGTAAGTGTAATAGATGCAAACAAAGAATCAGTTCGATTATTCGAAGCAAGTTCAAAGGAAGAAGTTCTATTTCTCGCCAGAAACTTTTTTCGAAAAGGAAACAATCATTATTTTAGAAAACTTCTGAGCAGAATTCGTTTTGGAGCAAGGGTACTTCATACTGAAACCACATTATCCACCTGCAATGGAAAACAATTCGAAGCATCCATTCGTTGGTCTTTGTCACCTGAATTCGAAGAAACTTTCTCTTCTACCATTATTACTGTTACAGAGATCACAGATAAAAAACAAGCGGAGAGACAGTTAAAAACTTCCTTAAAAGAAAAGGAAGTAATGTTGAAAGAGATCCATCACAGAGTAAAAAACAATCTGCAGGTGATTTCCAGTTTATTTAATCTTCAGTCAGAATACGAAAACGATCCTAAAATCCATGAAGCATTTACCGAAAGTCAAAATAGGATACAAACCATGGCACTCATCCATGATGAGTTGTACCAATCCAATGATCTGGGAAATGTAGAATTTTCAGGATATTCCAAAAGGCTTGCGGAGAAGATCAGGTCTGCTTATAAGATCGGAGCGGAAACAAGAGTGGATGTGATATCAAGTCCTATTCATTTAGAGATCAGCATTGCAATTCCGCTCGGGCTTGCATTGAATGAACTACTCACAAATTCTTTTAAATACGCTTTTCCTCATAATTTTTCTCCTTCTAATGAAAGGCCGAAAATCCAGGTCAGACTTCAGAAGAAAGAGAATCTAGTAATTTTAGAAGTTTCAGACAATGGTGTCGGTTTACCCAATGAGTTAAATCCAATCGCAACCCATTCCTTCGGTCTAACCTTGGTCCAGGTCCTAACGAAACAGCTAAAAGGAAAATTGGATTTTTCCAGTTCCAAAGACCATGGAGCCAGTTTTCAAATTCGTTTTGAACTTCCGAATTAGGAAAATTCCTTGCGAACTAGTTCTCCAAATCGGAGTAAGGAGAACATGAGAACAAAGCCTCCCAGTCCGATTGCCAACAGGGCAGAAGCAAGAAGAGAACAGATCCTGGAAGCAGCATTGGACGTATTCTCTGAAAAAGGATATCATGAGGCTGGTATCGCGGACATAGCCGGAAAATTAAATATAGGTCATGGAACCTGTTATCGTTATTTTAAAAATAAATTAGATATCCTACACGCATTAGTGGATCGGATCCTTCTCGGCTTATTAGAAGTAGTCCGTAAAGAAAGTCCTGAAAAATCAAATACGATAGAAGAATATAGAAATCAGATCAAAAATATCGGCTGGGAATTATTTCAACTTTTCAGCAAAGATCCGAGACAAGCAAAGATCGTTTTTTTTGAAGCGATGGCCTTGGACGAAACCGTAAAAAGAAAAGTGCAACTTGGAATCGACAAGAGTGCTAGGCTTACAGAGTTATATCTGAAGAATGGCGTGAAAAAAGGATTTTTGAGAAAAGAATTAGATACTCGTATTGCATCCCAAGCAGTAAATGCAATGATGTTCGAAGGAATTCGGATCAATTTATCTTCTAAAGTAGATTCCAAATTTGCAAAACGTTGGCTGGAAGAAATGCCCACCCTTATGTTAGAAGGAATGGGCAAACGTTAGTTACATTTTATAATGTAAGGAATTGCACCAGATCTTTAGCAGTGATGTCCGGAATTTCTTCCATAGGGATATGACCAGCACCTTCGTAAGTGATAAACTTAGAATTCTGAAGATCTTTTGTCCAGTTCTGTGCGTATTCCAATTTTAACCAATGATCTTCTTTTCCCCACATTACCAATGTAGGAGTTTTTACAGATTTAATTCCTTCTGAAATTTTAGGATCAGTAAACTTCTCCCTAGCAGTCCTGAAAAAATAATTATAAGCCTGTCTATTCCCTTCTCTTCTGGAAAGATCCACGTATCTTGTTTTGATCTCTGGTGTAATTTTAGAAGGATCTCCATAAACCTCATCCACACTTCTTTCTACCATAAAACTTGGAAGCATATGTCGTGCAAATGGACTTACGATCGGATTACTACCTAAAGCGATCATAGGAGGCATAGGTTGAGCATATCCGGCCGCATCTATCAATACCAATTTTTGAACTTTATTAGGATATTTTAATACGTAATTCCAGGAGATATATCCCCCCATAGAATTTCCTACTAAATAGAAAGAATCCACTTTTAGATAGTCCAGAAATCGATTTAGTACTTCTACTCCTTCTTCCAAATTCAACTTTTCTAGATCTTCAGGAGGACCTGTTAAACCGTGACCGGGAAGATCGATACGGATAACTCTATAGCGAGACTTTAATAATTCCGCCCAAGAATCCCAAGTATGCAAAGAAGAACATACTCCGTGCAATAGTATTATTACAGGACCCTGGCCCTCGTCCCTGTAATGGATATTGAGATCCCCAATTGGAGCAAACTTGGACTCAGAGTTTGCATATTTCGATTTCAAATCCTCTAAGGAATCGGAACCGATCCCTAAAACTCTACAATTGAGTAGAATGATGAGAAGTAACATTAAGCTTATTCTTGTTCTTTTCATAATTTCCCTGTTTAATGAAAATTCCCATCCAATCGGAATCACAGATACGTCATTCCGGCCCCAAAGTAAAACATGTTTTTCTTTGAAATTTTTCAATTTCCTCTATTGACAAAAACTGAATGACATGTCATTCTTATATTCATCAAGGTGAGGAGAATTTAATCCAATGGTTCAAGTGGATGTTTTTTGGGCCTACGGCCTGGGAGCCGGTTATGCAATGGCCGCAGCTCGCCAAATTAAAAAATTGCAAGCAGGAGAGACAACGGCAGGTTCTATTCCTTCAGTTAAAAAAGAAGAGAAGAAGGTCCCATTTTGGAAGAATACCTACTTCATCTCGAACCTTCTATATTTAGGCTTATTATTCGCGCCGTCCGGTCTGTATCTAGTTTGGCAATTTACTAGCTGGGAAACAATGCATGCAGGAGATAAAACCATGCCTGGTTGGCTTGTGGCTTTATTTGGTTTAACGAATATTTCCCAAGGAATCTTGGGTTTCTGGGTAGTATGGAAATTAATCGAAGCGGGAAAAAATTTCTTAGCTTATCTGCAAGTTCCTGCGGGATATTTCGGAATGTTCTTCATCCTAGTTCATGGTTGGGATGGAACCGGTTATAAAAGATTTTTTTCAGAGTCAGTGGAACAATTCCAAACATGGACCTGGGGAACCGCAATCAATTGGCTAACATCTGATGTTGCCATTACATTGTATGTTATGGGCGTGATCTTAATTCCTGTCCTGATCGTTTCACTTCTAAAGATCGAAAAAGAAGGTTGGGAATTAGGAGGATCTGGAGAATTTTCTGTTAGAAAATCCCCTTCTGGTTTTGCTTCTACAATAGCGTTTTTAGCTACTGTGTTTGTAGGTGCATTAGGATTTGCGATTATTTCCAGTGTGATCATTCATCAACTGGGATGGATACTTGGAACAATAATTTCCGTTTTAGTGATTTATACTTTAGGAATTTCAAAATTTGGATTATTCCAAATCTTTTATAAAAGTGTTTTACAATCGGAAACAGAAACTGGTGGCAAATTGCAGAGTGTCCGTTCTGCCGCCTAAAAATTGCCTTCTTTAGAACCGTTCAAATTTTTTGCTCTGGTAGATTAATCTCCCAGAGCTTTTTTGTATTCTGCAATTAGAAGTTCTGGATTTTCTCTTCCTATGGAAATTCTAATCAGACTTGGATCCAGTCCTACTTCTTTCAAAAATCCTCTTCCTGCTTCTGTAGAAACTAACTCATAATGAGCTAAATACATATACAACATGTTCAAAGTGAATTCAGTTCCGAAGCTTGGTCCTTTAAGCAATCTTAAGGAATTATAAAACGGTTCCAAAGGAACTCCGGGTTCTATAGTGATTACTCCGCAATGAAGATCTTTATCTCTTGCAATCTTAGAAAAGTTTCCGTGATTTTCTTCGGAGCCACTCCAATGAACAGCTTTGATCTTAGGATGATTTGAGAAAAAATTCGCAAGTATTGCTGCATTCTTCCCAATTTCTTTGACTCTTTCGACATAACCTTCTAGCTCGAAGGACATACGTTCACAATCTCTAATATACGGAGTTTCTAAAAACTCAGGAGAATCTTTTTTCAGTCTTTCAAAATAAGCAGAAGAAGGATTCAGAAATAACGCACCCATCATCACATCCGCATGTCCGGATGCAAACTTGGTTAGACTTTCCACGATCACATCTGCAAACGGAGAAAGATCCACGACTGCGGAACCTGCTACGGAAATATCCGCTACTAATGGAATTCCATATTTTTCCAAAAGTTTTTTGAGCTCTGGATAATCAGGAACTTGAATAAGAGGATTAGTTGGAGATTCGGTAAGGATTGCCGCTACTCTATGACCTTCTTTAGAAAGGAATTCTTCCAGTTCTTTTAGATCGACCACATCATGAAAAATATGAGAACCTCTAGAATACTTTTCTAATATTCTAATATTGTCTACGTATAACCATCCGAGTCTGAGCCAAATATCTTTTCCTTCTTTCGCACGGATTTTATCTAAGGCTCTAAATGCTGCATAGACTGCATTCATCCCAGAAGTCGCCAGATATACTTGCAGGTCTTTACCCGGATACAAAGAGGATAGCGATCCTTCTACACTTTCGTATGGTTTTTCTTTTCTGGATTCTTCCTGATAGATTGAATCGATAAGACCTTTTTTGAATAAGTAATCTTCTGCTTTGCGAGAAGATAATAGGCATCCTGTATGCTGGATAAATGATAAAACTTTGGATTCGCTTTCTTTATTAGGAGGAATCGTTAAGGTGATAATTCCTTCGTCTTCTAAAATTCTTGCGCCTTCTATCTCGAAGGAAGAGACGATATGATCTGCCGCCTTGCGAGAATTTACGATAAACTGGGGACCATTAACCCCGTTCGTTTCTTTATTATAATCTAGGATTTTTTCTATATAAGCATGAGCTACGAAGCGAGGATATCCAGCTTTGAGTCTGGAAAGAGTTTCGGTTCTTTTTTCTTCGTATCCGATTACATCAGCGACTTCCGGAAGGCTCATGGAAACCGCATGTATATTTTCAAATGGTATTCTTTCCCCGCAGATCCTACGATGCGGTTCTTCTATCTCTAGTATCATACTTTGATTACCATCGCAAAATTTTAGGCAGAAACATCAACTTTATTCGGTTGGACGAACAGAAGTCTAAAACGGTTCTAATTGGCCTGTGAATTTGCGAGGCGTTTAACTCTATCTTCTTCTGTTAGAGCATTGATCAAGTCGTCCAGATCTCCTTCCATTATAGCAGAAAGATTATGACTAGTAAATCCGATACGATGATCTGTACATCTTCCTTGTGGAAAATTATAAGTTCGTATTCTTTCGGATCTGTCTCCGGAACCAACCATCTGTTTTTTAAGAGCATCGGCTGCAGCTTTCTTTTCTTCGGCCTGCTTTTCTAAGATCCTAGCGCTTAAGATCCTCATCGCTTTTGCTTTGTTCTTGTGTTGGGATTTTTCATCCTGACAAGCAACTGCGATCCCGGTAGGAATGTGAGTGATCCGAACTGCGGAGTCAGTTGTGTTAACGTGCTGTCCACCTGATCCGGAAGAACGATACACATCCACTCTCAGATCGTTTTCATTTATATTTATTTCTGATTCTTCTGCCTCTGGTAAAACTGCAACGGTCACCGCACTTGTGTGAATCCTTCCTCCAGATTCGGTTGCAGGAATTCTTTGCACTCTATGAGTTCCCGCCTCGAATTTGAAAAGATCGTATGCCTTATCATTTTCCATTGCAAAGATGATCTCTTTTAACCCACCTATTCCAGTTGGAGAAGACTCTATGATCTCATGGCGAATGCCCTGCTTGTCCGCATATCTGGTGTACATTCTGAAAAGATCAGAAACGAACAGTCCTGCCTCCTCTCCACCGGTCCCTGCTCTTATCTCGAGCAGGATATTTTTACCGGAATTCGGATCAGGAGGAAGTAGAAGAATTTCCAACTCCTTCTCCAAACTTTCTATCCTTTCTTCTGCTTCTTTGCGCTCCTCTTCGTACATAGAGCGCATATCCCCGTCTTTTTCGGTTTTTAAAAGTTCTTCAGCGTCTTTCTTATTCTGAATTAATTTTTGGTATTCGGTAATTTTATCGAATAAGGGCGTGAGTCGGGAACGTTCCTTATAAAGTC
This window encodes:
- a CDS encoding PLP-dependent transferase; this encodes MILEIEEPHRRICGERIPFENIHAVSMSLPEVADVIGYEEKRTETLSRLKAGYPRFVAHAYIEKILDYNKETNGVNGPQFIVNSRKAADHIVSSFEIEGARILEDEGIITLTIPPNKESESKVLSFIQHTGCLLSSRKAEDYLFKKGLIDSIYQEESRKEKPYESVEGSLSSLYPGKDLQVYLATSGMNAVYAAFRALDKIRAKEGKDIWLRLGWLYVDNIRILEKYSRGSHIFHDVVDLKELEEFLSKEGHRVAAILTESPTNPLIQVPDYPELKKLLEKYGIPLVADISVAGSAVVDLSPFADVIVESLTKFASGHADVMMGALFLNPSSAYFERLKKDSPEFLETPYIRDCERMSFELEGYVERVKEIGKNAAILANFFSNHPKIKAVHWSGSEENHGNFSKIARDKDLHCGVITIEPGVPLEPFYNSLRLLKGPSFGTEFTLNMLYMYLAHYELVSTEAGRGFLKEVGLDPSLIRISIGRENPELLIAEYKKALGD
- the prfA gene encoding peptide chain release factor 1 — translated: MLDRLEKIQQKYLKISDELTTASNPDDLKRLYKERSRLTPLFDKITEYQKLIQNKKDAEELLKTEKDGDMRSMYEEERKEAEERIESLEKELEILLLPPDPNSGKNILLEIRAGTGGEEAGLFVSDLFRMYTRYADKQGIRHEIIESSPTGIGGLKEIIFAMENDKAYDLFKFEAGTHRVQRIPATESGGRIHTSAVTVAVLPEAEESEININENDLRVDVYRSSGSGGQHVNTTDSAVRITHIPTGIAVACQDEKSQHKNKAKAMRILSARILEKQAEEKKAAADALKKQMVGSGDRSERIRTYNFPQGRCTDHRIGFTSHNLSAIMEGDLDDLINALTEEDRVKRLANSQAN
- a CDS encoding alpha/beta fold hydrolase yields the protein MKRTRISLMLLLIILLNCRVLGIGSDSLEDLKSKYANSESKFAPIGDLNIHYRDEGQGPVIILLHGVCSSLHTWDSWAELLKSRYRVIRIDLPGHGLTGPPEDLEKLNLEEGVEVLNRFLDYLKVDSFYLVGNSMGGYISWNYVLKYPNKVQKLVLIDAAGYAQPMPPMIALGSNPIVSPFARHMLPSFMVERSVDEVYGDPSKITPEIKTRYVDLSRREGNRQAYNYFFRTAREKFTDPKISEGIKSVKTPTLVMWGKEDHWLKLEYAQNWTKDLQNSKFITYEGAGHIPMEEIPDITAKDLVQFLTL
- a CDS encoding TetR/AcrR family transcriptional regulator, translating into MRTKPPSPIANRAEARREQILEAALDVFSEKGYHEAGIADIAGKLNIGHGTCYRYFKNKLDILHALVDRILLGLLEVVRKESPEKSNTIEEYRNQIKNIGWELFQLFSKDPRQAKIVFFEAMALDETVKRKVQLGIDKSARLTELYLKNGVKKGFLRKELDTRIASQAVNAMMFEGIRINLSSKVDSKFAKRWLEEMPTLMLEGMGKR
- a CDS encoding histidine kinase dimerization/phosphoacceptor domain -containing protein, which codes for MNKILRLMLYRSLKFFQTAGKFLLVASVYFLLGKFGEFFGTFSDYASPIWPASGWGLVTPLLFGRVSYFGIFTGSFLYNCQIRHEIIPGQDLSIYFGAAVLIACGSTLQSFTGAYLYKKFVPELDLTKNTFFVLRFLWIETLVCIIAATIACSGLLLLGILELNSLFPTWITWWMGDSLGVFVYFPFFLSWLGSGIATFKVHSWKESVGLVSFLILLGGGIFYFFSINQVPAYFPLSYLLIAVISLVSLRFGGRESSLVLIIVSIISILGTSQGPSYNFPASKEVSLLLLQSFLSAISIASLLALSVVKERMDAQDEIFHSHKKLEVLVAERTQELDRSYRFLGASEAIYKGLFENVPIAILECDYSEVIRMLNELPKMSRKEFSKFLKTHPQFVSECYETVSVIDANKESVRLFEASSKEEVLFLARNFFRKGNNHYFRKLLSRIRFGARVLHTETTLSTCNGKQFEASIRWSLSPEFEETFSSTIITVTEITDKKQAERQLKTSLKEKEVMLKEIHHRVKNNLQVISSLFNLQSEYENDPKIHEAFTESQNRIQTMALIHDELYQSNDLGNVEFSGYSKRLAEKIRSAYKIGAETRVDVISSPIHLEISIAIPLGLALNELLTNSFKYAFPHNFSPSNERPKIQVRLQKKENLVILEVSDNGVGLPNELNPIATHSFGLTLVQVLTKQLKGKLDFSSSKDHGASFQIRFELPN